One genomic window of uncultured delta proteobacterium includes the following:
- a CDS encoding putative Tripartite ATP-independent periplasmic transporter, DctQ component family protein (Evidence 3 : Function proposed based on presence of conserved amino acid motif, structural feature or limited homology) — translation MNSFLDISEKWLRYASLAAATLGGLAMLAMLAVVAANIALRPFGESVRGTVEISGYLCALAVGLCMPAAQAVGSHIAAGVWVSSLPRPVRLFQKEVSSLICAALLVLVARELFGIAAYARDMGEYIEGFDISYYPMAVGFAFGVCLHAAIFAHGALRAVFPAPKTDRGGAA, via the coding sequence ATGAACAGCTTTCTGGACATATCGGAAAAATGGCTGCGGTACGCGTCCCTCGCGGCGGCGACCCTCGGGGGGCTGGCCATGCTGGCCATGCTCGCCGTTGTCGCGGCGAACATCGCGTTGCGGCCTTTCGGCGAGTCCGTCAGAGGAACGGTGGAAATCAGCGGGTATCTCTGCGCGCTGGCCGTGGGGCTGTGCATGCCCGCGGCCCAGGCCGTGGGCAGCCATATCGCGGCGGGTGTCTGGGTTTCCTCGCTGCCGAGGCCGGTCCGTTTATTCCAGAAGGAAGTCAGCAGCCTGATCTGCGCCGCGCTCCTCGTGCTGGTCGCCCGCGAGCTGTTCGGCATTGCCGCGTACGCGCGCGACATGGGCGAATACATCGAGGGGTTTGACATCTCCTACTATCCCATGGCCGTGGGGTTTGCCTTCGGCGTTTGCCTGCACGCGGCGATCTTTGCGCACGGGG